One Maribacter cobaltidurans genomic window carries:
- the argG gene encoding argininosuccinate synthase: protein MKLVLAYSGGLDTSYCAKYLSKEKGFEVHAVSVNTGGFSPEEIKTIEEKALQLGASSYTSIDAVQTFYDKVVKYLIFGNVLKNNTYPLSVSAERIVQAIEIVNHAKKIGAKYIAHGSTGAGNDQVRFDMIFQIIAPEIEIITPIRDNKLAREVEIKYLQENGVDYPWEKAKYSINRGLWGTSVGGEETLTSEKALPDSAFPSQLEEKTPTDVTLTFKQGELVAIDGVTDEPVNNIEKLEAMASKYAIGRDIHVGDTIIGIKGRVGFEAAAALIILKAHHLLEKHTLTKWQQFQKEQQGNFYGMLLHEGHYLDAVMRNIEAFLADTQKTVSGDVFVSLYPFQFRLNGISSPHDLMNASFGSYGEMNKGWSAEEAKGFIKIQSNAGKIYNHVNQGND, encoded by the coding sequence ATGAAATTAGTACTAGCATACAGCGGTGGTTTGGACACCTCCTATTGCGCCAAATATCTTTCAAAGGAAAAAGGATTTGAAGTACATGCGGTAAGTGTAAATACCGGTGGTTTTTCTCCTGAGGAGATTAAAACCATAGAAGAAAAGGCGTTGCAATTGGGAGCTAGTTCCTATACGTCCATCGATGCCGTACAGACCTTTTACGACAAGGTAGTAAAGTATCTCATTTTTGGGAACGTACTCAAGAACAACACCTACCCGCTTTCCGTAAGTGCGGAGCGGATCGTACAGGCCATCGAAATCGTTAACCATGCCAAGAAAATCGGGGCCAAATATATTGCCCATGGCAGTACAGGTGCCGGAAACGACCAAGTTCGTTTCGATATGATTTTTCAAATCATAGCCCCTGAAATTGAAATCATTACCCCAATAAGGGATAATAAATTAGCCCGTGAGGTAGAAATCAAATATTTACAGGAAAACGGGGTGGATTACCCTTGGGAAAAAGCAAAGTACAGCATCAACAGAGGTCTTTGGGGAACATCCGTAGGGGGCGAGGAAACCTTGACGTCTGAAAAAGCCCTACCGGATAGTGCCTTTCCAAGTCAATTGGAAGAAAAAACACCAACCGATGTAACACTGACCTTTAAACAAGGGGAACTCGTTGCCATTGACGGTGTTACCGACGAACCCGTAAACAATATCGAAAAATTGGAAGCCATGGCCTCCAAATACGCCATTGGAAGGGATATCCACGTGGGCGATACCATAATAGGCATTAAGGGAAGGGTCGGTTTTGAAGCCGCTGCTGCATTGATCATTCTTAAGGCACACCACTTATTGGAAAAGCATACCTTGACCAAATGGCAACAATTTCAAAAAGAACAACAGGGTAACTTCTATGGCATGCTCTTGCATGAAGGCCACTATCTGGATGCGGTAATGCGCAATATCGAAGCATTTCTTGCCGATACACAAAAAACGGTTTCTGGTGATGTCTTTGTAAGCCTATACCCTTTTCAATTTAGATTGAACGGCATCTCATCGCCACATGACCTAATGAATGCCTCATTTGGAAGTTATGGTGAAATGAACAAAGGTTGGTCTGCAGAGGAAGCCAAGGGCTTTATCAAAATCCAGTCCAACGCAGGAAAAATATACAACCACGTAAATCAAGGCAATGATTAA
- a CDS encoding GNAT family N-acetyltransferase — MKLVVANESHFKYAQIICDTIAESAKVRGTGIAKRTPEYIQKKLSNGNAIIALDGEKFAGFCYIEVWGHEKFVANSGLIVHPDYRGQGLAKTIKARIFELSREKFPGAKIFGITTGLAVMKINYELGYQPVTFSELTDDPDFWKGCQTCKNFDILTRTERKMCLCTGMLYDPEQKEKNKKKKEINSKSFKRLKSIKEALFFKKENK, encoded by the coding sequence ATGAAGCTAGTTGTTGCTAACGAATCACACTTTAAATACGCACAGATAATCTGTGATACCATAGCAGAATCCGCTAAGGTCCGGGGAACGGGTATTGCCAAACGCACTCCTGAATACATCCAAAAAAAACTGTCGAACGGTAATGCAATCATTGCCTTGGACGGCGAAAAATTTGCAGGCTTTTGTTACATCGAGGTTTGGGGACATGAAAAGTTCGTGGCCAACTCAGGATTAATCGTTCATCCCGATTATAGAGGCCAAGGACTTGCGAAGACCATTAAGGCCAGAATTTTCGAATTGAGCAGGGAAAAATTTCCCGGTGCCAAAATATTCGGGATTACTACGGGACTGGCGGTTATGAAAATCAATTACGAACTGGGGTATCAACCTGTCACCTTTTCCGAACTAACGGATGATCCCGATTTTTGGAAGGGATGCCAAACCTGCAAAAACTTTGATATTTTGACCCGTACCGAACGTAAAATGTGCCTCTGCACCGGAATGCTCTATGACCCGGAACAAAAGGAAAAGAATAAAAAGAAAAAAGAAATCAACAGCAAATCCTTTAAACGCTTAAAAAGTATCAAGGAAGCTTTGTTCTTCAAAAAAGAAAACAAATAA
- a CDS encoding glycosyltransferase 87 family protein: MPKRLTTYLQLHKLPLLFALFSLIFYYTLAYQLERTDYLKLFTLFAALFFFCWKLIQFEKWNYRFLLITGILARLIFIALEPHLSQDFYRFIWDGELVVNFINPYLETPNALMENLGLPIANAQELHQGMGTLSAKHYSSYPPLHQLVFALAALLGGKSIMGSIMVMRVSVILADLGIFYFGRKLLKKLNRSPHLICWYFLNPLVIVELTGNLHFEGIMLFFLVWSLYLLSQDKWQLAGVVMACSISVKLVPLLFMPLFLNHLGLKKSLFFYFIIGATSLALFVPFYHPDFISNYSQTMGLWFSNFEFNAGIYNVAKKIAISMDEKPWEFIKDYGKVVPYITLVTAILLTFLRNNKDLLKLMTSMMWIITLYYMISTTVHPWYIISILLLGTFNSFKFPVIWTGMVVLSYFAYSQMDNKENLFLLALEYSVVLGFMGYEIFLHPNKK, from the coding sequence GTGCCAAAAAGGTTAACTACGTATCTTCAACTCCACAAACTGCCTCTACTTTTTGCGCTGTTCTCCTTGATATTTTACTATACCTTGGCGTATCAGTTGGAGCGCACGGACTACCTTAAACTCTTTACATTATTTGCGGCACTTTTCTTTTTTTGTTGGAAACTCATCCAATTTGAAAAGTGGAATTACAGATTCCTCCTGATAACAGGAATTCTCGCCAGATTGATATTTATTGCTTTGGAACCTCATCTATCCCAGGATTTCTATCGGTTTATTTGGGATGGAGAATTGGTGGTCAATTTCATAAACCCTTATTTGGAAACCCCAAACGCCTTAATGGAAAATCTGGGACTGCCCATTGCAAATGCTCAGGAATTGCATCAGGGAATGGGAACTTTAAGTGCGAAACATTATAGTAGTTATCCACCCCTCCACCAACTTGTTTTTGCTTTGGCCGCCCTCTTGGGGGGTAAAAGCATTATGGGTTCCATTATGGTCATGAGGGTCTCCGTCATATTGGCCGATTTAGGTATTTTTTATTTCGGCAGAAAACTTTTGAAAAAGCTAAACCGTTCCCCACACCTCATCTGCTGGTACTTTTTAAATCCTTTGGTAATCGTGGAACTAACGGGGAACCTCCATTTTGAAGGTATTATGTTGTTCTTTTTGGTTTGGTCGCTCTATTTACTTTCCCAAGATAAATGGCAACTGGCCGGAGTGGTAATGGCCTGTTCCATTTCGGTGAAATTAGTGCCACTTCTTTTTATGCCTTTGTTCCTAAATCATTTAGGTCTAAAAAAGAGTCTATTCTTCTATTTTATCATTGGAGCAACTTCTTTAGCATTGTTCGTTCCCTTTTATCACCCGGATTTTATTTCGAATTACTCCCAAACGATGGGACTTTGGTTTTCAAATTTTGAATTTAATGCCGGAATATATAACGTCGCCAAGAAAATTGCCATATCCATGGATGAGAAACCTTGGGAGTTTATCAAGGATTATGGAAAGGTTGTTCCATACATAACCTTGGTAACGGCCATACTTTTAACTTTCCTGAGAAACAATAAGGACCTCTTGAAGTTAATGACTTCCATGATGTGGATCATCACCCTATATTATATGATATCCACAACGGTTCATCCATGGTATATCATTTCCATCCTTTTGTTGGGCACCTTTAATTCCTTCAAATTTCCTGTAATTTGGACAGGGATGGTGGTATTGAGTTATTTTGCCTACTCCCAAATGGACAATAAGGAAAACTTATTTTTATTGGCTTTGGAATATTCGGTGGTTCTCGGTTTTATGGGTTATGAGATTTTTTTACATCCTAACAAAAAGTAA